GTTCGCCGCCGACTTTGCCGGTGACCTCACCCGCAACCGCACCGACTTCATGGCGGTGTCGCAGCCCTTCGCCACCAAGGCCGCGTTCGACGCCATGGTCTCCGCCGCGGCGTGGCGCACCAAGCCCACCTGGGCGGTGGTGACCACCGAGGATCACGTGCTCAATCCCGACCTGCAGCGCTGGATGTACAAGCGCGCCGGCTCGAAAGTCACCGAGGTCAAGGCCAGCCATCTCGGCTACATCTCGCAGCCCGAGCTGATCGCCAAGGTGATCGAAGACGCCGCCACCAGCGTGCACTGAGCTTTCCCTACCGAGTTTTCCCCACTGTCCCTGGTGGACACCTGCAAGGAGTATTTCCATGAAAACGCACGCCAGTTTTGCTTCCGCCGCAGCGCTCGTCGCGCTGGCCATCGCCGCCGTCGCGCCGGCCCACGCGGACGACAAGGCTTCCGCCAAGGACGAGCCGGTCCGCTGCTACGGCATCAACACCTGCAAGGGCACCAGCCTCTGCGCCACGGCCAAGAACGACTGCAAGGGCCTGAACACCTGCAAGGGCCAGGGTGTGCTCGTGAAGCCCAAGAGCGAGTGCCTCAAGCAAGGCGGCTCGCTGACCGAACCGCAGTAACTGCCCCGCGGGCCCTGTACTACAGGGCCCGCACATTTCCCCACCGGAGCACCGCCATGTTCCCAGCACCTTCCCGCTTTGCCGGTTTTGGCCTTGGCCTGCGCAAGGAGCACTACCGGGACTTCCTCGAAAGCCGCGTGCCGGTCGATTTCGTGGAAGTGATCTCGGAGAACTTCATGGTCGACGGCGGCCAGCCGCGCCACATCCTGCGCCAGATGCGCGAGCGCTACCCGGTGGTGCTGCACGGCGTGTCGCTGTCGGTCGGCTCGGTGGACGATCCGGACCCCGATTATCTCCAGCGCCTGCGCACGCTCGCCGACGAGATCGAGCCGATCTTCGTATCCGATCATCTCTGCTGGTCGCGTATCGGGCATTTCAACTCGCATGACCTGTTGCCTGTGCCCAACACCATCGAGGCGCTCGACATCGTGTGCCGTCACGTCGACCAGGCACAGGAAGCACTGGGGCGAGCCATGCTGTTCGAAAACCCCTCGGCCTATCTGCGCTACGAGGAGGAGGACATGACCGAATGGGAATTCCTGGCGGCGATGGCGCAGCGCACTGGCTGCGGGCTGCTGCTGGACGTGAACAACCTTTACGTGAGTTCGTGCAATCTTGGACTGGATGCCGATGCCTTCCTTCGCGGCATTCCCGCGGATCGTGTGCGGCAGATCCACCTGGCGGGCCATGCGAAGTCCGATGACCTGCTGATCGACACGCATGCCAGCCCCGTGTGCGGCGACGTGTGGGCGTTGTATCGCGACGCCATGTCATTGCTGGGCCCCGTGGCGACCATGATCGAACGGGATGACGACATGCCTCCGTTGCCGGTATTGCTCAAGGAACTGGCAGTGGCCCGGGGCATGAGTCGCCCGCTGTCCGGGCATCGCCGGCCGGAGGCCGCATGAGCCTGCTCGCCATCCAGGAGGACATGCGCGCCTGGCTGACCCGTGGCGGTTACGACGCGGCCAGCGAGTCGACGCGGTCCGCGGGCTACCAGGTCTATCGCAACAACTACCGCAGCCAGCTCGTCCGCTGCCTTGAGGCGAGCTATCCGATGCTGCTTGACCGGCTGGGTGCGGAAGACTTCCTGCAGGCGGTGATCCAGCATGTCGACCAGCATCCCCCGCATGCCTGGACGCTGGACGCTTACGGCGCCGATTTCCGCAACACCCTGCAGGTGCGCTACCCGCATAACCCCGACCTGCACGAACTGGCATGGATCGAATGGTCGCTGGCCGAGTCGTTCGTGGCGGCCGATACACCGGCTTCGCCAGCCAGCGCGCTTGCGGAGTTCGACTGGGAAACGGCACACCTTCATCCCGTGCCCAGTCTTCGCCAATGCGTGGCCACCACCAATGCCACCGCACAGTGGCAAGCGTGGCGCGCGGGTGAGGCGTCGTGCGAAAGCGAGATGCTTCCCGAAGCCGCCGGCATGATCACGTGGCGTCACGGCTTTACCTGCCGAGTGCGACAGATCGACGCCGTGGAACGCGCTGCGCTGTTGTTGCTGCACGACGACAGCCGCTTCGCTGGTTTGTGCGCCGCCCTGGTGGAGCACCTGGGCGAGGACATGGGCATACGCCGTGCCGGTGAGTGGCTGGTCGACTGGCTCCATGCCGGCATCGTGCATGGAAAGGCCTGAGCTCCACCGCCATGTAACAGATCAACGTCCGGGTACGAACATCGTCGGCGCTGGCGGAGATAGCCGCGCCCAACCCGTCAGCGCTTTCCGTGAGGTCGTAAACATGTCGAACCCCAACAGCAAGCTGCACCGGAAGTACTCCGCTGCGGTTGCCCTTGCCGCATGCGCGTCCCTCGCGATGGCCGCGTGGGCCGGCGAATCGACGGTTACCACTGCGGTTTCACCCATCTATGGTGTCTCGCTACCCCAGGGTTACCGTCAGTGGGAACTGATTGCACCCGCACTGGAAGACGCACCGCTCGACGAGTTGCGCACCGTGCTGGGCAACAAGCTGGCCGTGGATGCCTTGCGGGCTGGCACATTGCCCTTACCCGATGGCGCGATCCTGGTGAAGCTTGCCTGGAAGCGACAACGCTCCGCCGCCTTCCCCTCCGCCACCGTGCCCGGCGAGCCGACGACCGTGCAGGTGATGGTCAAGGATTCGCATCGATACGCCGCGTCGGGCGGCTGGGGCTATGGGCGCTTCATCCATGGCCAGCCGGCGGACGAAGCCCAGCACAAGACCTGCTACGCCTGCCACCAGGCGCGTGCCAGCGAGCATGACGACGTGTTCACGCACTACGCGCCGTGACGCGACCGACAGCATGATGCAGGGCTGCTGCGCGATCATGCGCAGCAGCCCGCACCCCGGAACGACGGCGCTTTCAGTTGCCATTACCCACCCAGGACGACGACACATGGACCCCCTATCCCCTGCCCCGCATACCGAGGACGGCGCCGCCGTCTACTCCCCGCGCGTACTGAAGATCTATGACCGCTGGGTGCTTGGATTTTCCAATAGCCATGCCTGGAAATGCCCGACACAGTCCGTGCTGCTGCCATTCTTCCGCCAGCACCTCAGTGCCAACCATCTCGATGTCGGCGTGGGCTCGGGCTATTACCTGGCCAACAGCGCGTCGCCGCCGGGGCAGAAGGTGACGCTGCTCGATCTCAACGACAACAGCCTCCGCGCCGCCGCCGCACGCATCGCCCATCTGCAGCCGACCATGGTGAACGAGGATGTTCTGCAACCACGTGGCGCACTGGGTGACCGCCGCTTCGACTCCATCTCGCTGTTCTACCTGCTGCACTGCCTGCCGGGACAGATGGCGCACAAGGGTTCGGCTGTATTCGATCTGCTTCGCCAGCACCTCAGCAGCAACGGCACGCTCTACGGCGCCACCATCCTGGGTGACCAGTCCGGCCACAACTGGATCGGCCGTCGCCTGATGAAGCTCTACAACCGCAAGGGCATCTTCGGCAACCAGCAGGACACGCTGGTGGGGCTGGAGTCTGCGCTCCGTCGTCATTTCGCCAAGGTCACCATCTGGCAGCAGGGCCACGTCGCGCTGTTCCGCGCGGAGATTCCCCTGGGCTGACGCCAGGGCCGCGCCAGTGAACGTTGCCCGCAAGACGCGCACTCGCGTTCTATGCCGGGCACGCGGCGCTGCCTATGCTCGATCGCCTGATATCCATTCCGGCGATCGAGCCACTCAGGAGGCAGCATGACCGAACTCTGGCAACTGTCGGCAAGCGAACTTGCCGCGCAGGTCCGCTCCCGCAACGTATCGGCACGCGAGGTGGCGGAAGATGCCCTTCGTCGGCTCGATGCAGTGAATCCACGCATCAACGCCGTGGTCGAATGCCGCCCCGACGCCGTACTTCGACAGGCGGACAACGTGGATGCCGCACTGTCCCGGGGTGACGATCCCGGCCCGCTGGCCGGCGTGCCGGTCACTGTGAAAATCAATACCGACGTGGCCGGCTACGCCACCACCAATGGCACGCGGCTGCAGGAGCAACTGATCGCCCCGGCCAGCAGCCCTGCCGTGGACAACCTGCTGCGCGCCGGCGCCGTGATGCTGGGACGGAGCAACTCGCCAACCTTCGCGTTGCGCTGGTTCACCAGCAATCTCCTGCACGGCAAGACACTCAATCCACGCGACGCCGGTCTCACCCCGGGCGGCTCCTCCGGTGGCGGCGCCGCCGCCGTGGCGGCAGGCATCGGCAGTTTTGCGGTGGGCTCGGATATCGGCGGCTCGCTGCGTCATCCAGCCTACGCGTGCGGCATCCACGGCCTGCGTCCGAGTTTCGGGCGCGTGCCTGCTTACAACGCTTCGTCGCCGGAGCGTGGCATTGGCCCGCAACTGATGTCGGCCACCGGCCCCATGGCGCGCTCGATCCAGGATCTCTCGCTGACTCTTGCCGTCATGTCCGCCGCCGATCCGCGTGACCCCTGGTACGTGCCATTGCCGCTGGAAGGCAGCCCCACGCCACGCCACGCAGCACTGTGCCTGCGCCCTGGCGGCATGCCCATCGCGCCGGAGGTGGAAGCCGCGTTATGGGAGGCGCGTGACCGGCTGGTGGATGCCGGTTGGCATGTGGAGGAAATCCAGGACACACCCTCCGTGCATGAGGCCGCCGAGATACAGGAGCAGCTGTGGCTGGGCGATGGTTTCGCCGCGCTCGTGGCTGCCGTTGAGCGCGATGGCGACCCCGGCGCGAAAGCGGTTGTCGAGGGTGTGCGTGACCGCGTGGCAGCGCTGCCGCCCGATGTGATGACCAAGGCACTCGTGCGCCGCGCCACCGCAGCCCGGCAATGGCAGGCATTCTTCCAGCGTTATCCGGTGCTGCTGGTGCCGGTATCCGCCGAACTGCCCTTCCCGGACGATCTGGATCTGCAAGGCCGCGAGGGCTTCCAGCGCGTCTGGGACGCACAGCTGCTGTTGCGCGCCTTTCCGGCGGTCGGCCTGCCCGGCCTGTCCGTGGCCACCGGCACGGTAGGCAGCACGCCTATAGGTGTGCAGCTGGTCGCGGCGCGCTTCCGGGAGGACCTCTGCCTGCGCGCAGGCGCCGACATCGAAGCACGCAGCCCGCGCATCATTGCGTACGATCCGGCCTGAAGCTTTCGCCTGCACCGCTTCTCCGGCCGCGCCCCGGAACGATGCGCGGCCTTGCTGTAACACCGCTCACCCGGATACCGAACTCCCTGTCGACACACTCGCGTGTCGATCACGAGCGGGATCGAATCCGTGGCTTATCTGCATGCAGTACATGATGACGGCGACGCGGTTGCTGTCGCGGAGGAAATATCCTCGCCGATGCAGAGCGATGGCGCGCAACAGGGCCTGTCACACCCGGCCATGCGCCGGGTGCTCGATGCCATCCACGGGCGACTGGGCGAAAAGATCACGCTGCAGGAGATTGCTGATGCCGCCTGCCTCAGCCGGTTCCACTTTGCCAGGCTGTTTCGCCGCAGCACCGGGCGCAGCCCGATGGAATACCTGCTGCATGCGCGGCTGGAATACGCCAAGACGCTGCTGCGCCGGGGCGCCATGCCCATCAGTGATATCGCCGCCACCATCGGGTTTGCCGACCAGAGTCATTTGACCCGGCACTTCCGCCGCGCGGTCGGCATGACGCCACGGCAATACGCACGAGGCCACCAGCATGCGCCGCCATCCTTGGCGTATCGCATGCCCGACTGACAACGGCGCAGTCAGCGCCAGAGATTGTGCAGCGCGAGATCCAGCACTTCGTCCGAGCGACCATTCATCACCGCACGCAGCATGTACAGCGAAAAGCCCTTCGCCATCTCCCGCGTGATGCTGGGTGGCATGGCCAGCTCGGTGCGGCTCACCACGGCATCCACCAGCACCGGGCCGTCATGTGCCAGTGCTTCGGCAAGCCCGTCACGGATATCCGAGGGACGCTCAAGACGGATGCCATGGATGCCCATGGACCTCGCCATCGCAGCGAAATCGGGGTTGGCCAGATCCGTGCCCACGCTCAGGATGCCCGTGGATTTCTGTTCCAGCTCCACAAAGCCCAGCGCACCATTGTTGAAAACGATGACCTTCACCGGGAGCTTCTGCTGCGCCAGGGTCAGGAAGTCGCCCATCAGCATGGAAAAGCCGCCGTCGCCGGACAGCGAGATCACCTGCCGCTCGCGGTACGCCGATTGCGCACCGATGGCCTGCGCCATGGCATTGGCCATGGAACCGTGCACGAACGAGCCCATCAGGCGTCGCTTGCCGTTCATCGCCAGGTGCCGCGCCGCCCACACGGTGGGCAGGCCTACGTCGCAGCTGAAGATGGCATCGTCCTGTGCCAGCTCGCTCAGCACGCTGACGATCTGCTGCGGATGAATGTTGCGGCTCTGCGGCGTGATGGCGGCCAGTTCGTCCAGTTCATGCCGTGTGCGCGCGTAATGGGCGCGGGCCTGCTGCAGGTGCTTGTTATCAGGGTTCGCTTCGAGCAAAGGCAGTAGCGCACGAAGGGTGGCGGCCACGTCACCGACCACACCCAGTTCCAGCGAGGCTCGCCGACCGAGGTTCTCCGGGCGGATGTCCACCTGCGCAATGCGCACCTGCTTGCCACGCGGATAGAACTGGCGATACGGAAAATCAGTACCCAGCATCAGCAGTACATCGCAATCGAGCATGGCGTAATAGCCGGACGACACGCCGATAAGACCGGTCATGCCGACGTCGTACGGGTTGTCCCAGCTCACATGTTCCTTGCCGCGCAACGCGTGCACCACAGGCGCCTGCAGGCGTTCGCACAGCACCAGGATCTCGTCGTGTGCACCGGCGCAGCCGGCACCGCACAGCAGGGTGATCCGCCTGCCGCTGTTGAGCAGTGCGGCGAGCTTCTCCAGCACCGGCGGCGCGGGCGTCACCACGGGCGCCGCGGGCAGCAGGTTTTCCGGGCCGGCCATGGGCGCATCGCTGGCCTCCTGCAGGGCTACATCACCAGGGATCACCACCACCGATACGCCGCGCTTGCCCACGGCTTCGCGTATGGCGATCTCCAGCGTGCGCGGCATCTGCTGGCTGCCGGACACCAGCTCGCAGTAGTGACTGCACTCACCGAAATAGGTCTGCGGATGGGTTTCCTGGAAATAGCCCGAACCGATCTCGGCGGACGGAATCTGCGCGGCAATGGCCAGCACTGGCACGCGCGAGCGATGCGCGTCATACAGGCCATTGACCAGGTGCAGGTTGCCCGGGCCACAGCTGCCGGCACACACGGCCAGCGACCCGGTGAGATGCGCCTCGGCACCGGCGGCGAACGCGGCGACCTCCTCGTGGCGCACATGCACCCACTCGATGTCGCCACGCCGTTGCACCACATCGGTGATGCCATTGAGGCTGTCGCCCACCACGCCGTAAATACGACGGATGCCGGCAGCCACCAGAGTGTCCACGAACTGTTCCGCGACGGTCTTGCTCATGCTGGTTTTCCCGTGATGCGTTGAATGTTGATGGAGGGGCTGCGCGGCGCCGGCTCAGTCCAGCACCAGCACGCCTTCGATTTCGACGCGAAAGCCCTGCGGCAGGCCGGCGACGCGCACGGCGGCACGGGCGGGATAAGGCGCCGAGAAGTACTCGCCCATGATCGCGTTGAGACGCGGCGAATCCGCCAGATCCGTCAGATAGACGTTGAGCTTGGCGATGTGCGCCAGGTCGCCGCCGGCAGCCTCGGCCACGGCACGCAGGTTGCGCAGCACCTGGTGGATTTCCGCATCCACGCTGTCATTGACGGGAAGCTGCGTCTTCGGACAGATGGGAATCTGGCCGGACAGGTAAACCGTGTTGCCGCATCGGATGGCCTGGCTGTACGGGCCGATGGCGGCCGGCGCAGCGTCGGTGTGGATGGTCTGGCGTTGCATGGTGGGGCTCCGGTGTCTGATGGCACAGGCAACATAGACAGGAGCGGCAACGCGCTATAGAACGGCAGTGCGCAACCATGGCGCGACGGGCCGTCGGCCTGACCCTCAGGCGTTGCCCACCGCCGGCTCGCACAGATCAACCCACAATGCTTCCAGCGCGCGGACGTCCTTGGTGTCGAAGCCTTCCGTCACCGATTCGTGATACCTCCGCACCAGTGTCATGGCTTCCTGCGAGCGGCCGCTTTTCAGCCACAGGCGCGCAAGATCAATGGCGGCACGCAGGCTCCATGCGCGTGAATCCTGGCGTTCGCTCAAACCCAGCGACTCGCGCAGCAACATTTCGACGGTGGCGCCATCGCCACCCAGTGCATCGACGATACCCGCCTTGAGGCGTAGCAATTCCGGCAAGGCAAAGATGTCGCCGCAGCGCTGGCAGTGTTCGATGGTGGCGTTCACCTGCACAAATGCCTCGGCATGCCGGCCGCACAGGGCCAGCCCTTCGGCAATGGACACTTCGAACGAGGTGGTGAGCAGCTCGTAGTGCATCGAGCGGAGACTGGCCAGGCTTTCCGTCAGCCATTCCACGGCTTCGCGCGGGCGACCTTCCTCGATGGCGATGACGCCCCGGAAACCCTTGATGGCAGCCAGGTATGGCCGGAACAGGTTGGATTCTGCCAGCTGTGAAAGCAGCGCGACATTGGCGTGCGCCTTGTCGAGATCGCCCGTCCACGCGTACACATTGAGCGACCAGATGAGCGCGATGCAGCGTGTCACCGGATGATCCAGTGCCTGCGCCTCCCGGTGTGCCTGCTCCACCAG
The nucleotide sequence above comes from Dyella telluris. Encoded proteins:
- a CDS encoding DUF692 domain-containing protein; its protein translation is MFPAPSRFAGFGLGLRKEHYRDFLESRVPVDFVEVISENFMVDGGQPRHILRQMRERYPVVLHGVSLSVGSVDDPDPDYLQRLRTLADEIEPIFVSDHLCWSRIGHFNSHDLLPVPNTIEALDIVCRHVDQAQEALGRAMLFENPSAYLRYEEEDMTEWEFLAAMAQRTGCGLLLDVNNLYVSSCNLGLDADAFLRGIPADRVRQIHLAGHAKSDDLLIDTHASPVCGDVWALYRDAMSLLGPVATMIERDDDMPPLPVLLKELAVARGMSRPLSGHRRPEAA
- a CDS encoding DNA-binding domain-containing protein gives rise to the protein MSLLAIQEDMRAWLTRGGYDAASESTRSAGYQVYRNNYRSQLVRCLEASYPMLLDRLGAEDFLQAVIQHVDQHPPHAWTLDAYGADFRNTLQVRYPHNPDLHELAWIEWSLAESFVAADTPASPASALAEFDWETAHLHPVPSLRQCVATTNATAQWQAWRAGEASCESEMLPEAAGMITWRHGFTCRVRQIDAVERAALLLLHDDSRFAGLCAALVEHLGEDMGIRRAGEWLVDWLHAGIVHGKA
- a CDS encoding cytochrome P460 family protein, encoding MSNPNSKLHRKYSAAVALAACASLAMAAWAGESTVTTAVSPIYGVSLPQGYRQWELIAPALEDAPLDELRTVLGNKLAVDALRAGTLPLPDGAILVKLAWKRQRSAAFPSATVPGEPTTVQVMVKDSHRYAASGGWGYGRFIHGQPADEAQHKTCYACHQARASEHDDVFTHYAP
- a CDS encoding class I SAM-dependent methyltransferase; the protein is MDPLSPAPHTEDGAAVYSPRVLKIYDRWVLGFSNSHAWKCPTQSVLLPFFRQHLSANHLDVGVGSGYYLANSASPPGQKVTLLDLNDNSLRAAAARIAHLQPTMVNEDVLQPRGALGDRRFDSISLFYLLHCLPGQMAHKGSAVFDLLRQHLSSNGTLYGATILGDQSGHNWIGRRLMKLYNRKGIFGNQQDTLVGLESALRRHFAKVTIWQQGHVALFRAEIPLG
- a CDS encoding amidase family protein, whose product is MTELWQLSASELAAQVRSRNVSAREVAEDALRRLDAVNPRINAVVECRPDAVLRQADNVDAALSRGDDPGPLAGVPVTVKINTDVAGYATTNGTRLQEQLIAPASSPAVDNLLRAGAVMLGRSNSPTFALRWFTSNLLHGKTLNPRDAGLTPGGSSGGGAAAVAAGIGSFAVGSDIGGSLRHPAYACGIHGLRPSFGRVPAYNASSPERGIGPQLMSATGPMARSIQDLSLTLAVMSAADPRDPWYVPLPLEGSPTPRHAALCLRPGGMPIAPEVEAALWEARDRLVDAGWHVEEIQDTPSVHEAAEIQEQLWLGDGFAALVAAVERDGDPGAKAVVEGVRDRVAALPPDVMTKALVRRATAARQWQAFFQRYPVLLVPVSAELPFPDDLDLQGREGFQRVWDAQLLLRAFPAVGLPGLSVATGTVGSTPIGVQLVAARFREDLCLRAGADIEARSPRIIAYDPA
- a CDS encoding helix-turn-helix domain-containing protein, yielding MAYLHAVHDDGDAVAVAEEISSPMQSDGAQQGLSHPAMRRVLDAIHGRLGEKITLQEIADAACLSRFHFARLFRRSTGRSPMEYLLHARLEYAKTLLRRGAMPISDIAATIGFADQSHLTRHFRRAVGMTPRQYARGHQHAPPSLAYRMPD
- the poxB gene encoding ubiquinone-dependent pyruvate dehydrogenase, whose product is MSKTVAEQFVDTLVAAGIRRIYGVVGDSLNGITDVVQRRGDIEWVHVRHEEVAAFAAGAEAHLTGSLAVCAGSCGPGNLHLVNGLYDAHRSRVPVLAIAAQIPSAEIGSGYFQETHPQTYFGECSHYCELVSGSQQMPRTLEIAIREAVGKRGVSVVVIPGDVALQEASDAPMAGPENLLPAAPVVTPAPPVLEKLAALLNSGRRITLLCGAGCAGAHDEILVLCERLQAPVVHALRGKEHVSWDNPYDVGMTGLIGVSSGYYAMLDCDVLLMLGTDFPYRQFYPRGKQVRIAQVDIRPENLGRRASLELGVVGDVAATLRALLPLLEANPDNKHLQQARAHYARTRHELDELAAITPQSRNIHPQQIVSVLSELAQDDAIFSCDVGLPTVWAARHLAMNGKRRLMGSFVHGSMANAMAQAIGAQSAYRERQVISLSGDGGFSMLMGDFLTLAQQKLPVKVIVFNNGALGFVELEQKSTGILSVGTDLANPDFAAMARSMGIHGIRLERPSDIRDGLAEALAHDGPVLVDAVVSRTELAMPPSITREMAKGFSLYMLRAVMNGRSDEVLDLALHNLWR
- a CDS encoding RidA family protein, with product MQRQTIHTDAAPAAIGPYSQAIRCGNTVYLSGQIPICPKTQLPVNDSVDAEIHQVLRNLRAVAEAAGGDLAHIAKLNVYLTDLADSPRLNAIMGEYFSAPYPARAAVRVAGLPQGFRVEIEGVLVLD